The DNA window GCCTTCGACCGTGTCCGCAAGGGCAGGGCGGCGATCAGCCCGGGCCTGGTCAGGATCGCGCTGGCGGCAAGGGACCATATCGCCGATCTGATCGGCGCGCCGGGCCGGCATGCCGCCGAGGGCGCCCCGATCCTCGCGGCGCTGCGCGACATCGTCGATACCAGGGCGGGAACTGCGCCCGCCGGAGCGGCAGAGGCCGCCGAGACAGGCCCCGAGACATCCCCCGGGACAGGCCCTGACGGCGTTCGGCTGCGGTTCCGGCTGCCGCCCGATGCCATCGCCTTCGGGACCGACCCGCTTTTGCTGCTGGACGAGCTGCGCGAGCTGGGGGCCAGCGGCATCGTCGCGCTGACCGACCGGTTGCCCGGGCTCGAGGAGATCGACCCGACCGGCACCTATCTGGACTGGGAGGCCCGTTTCGAGGCCGGGATCTCGTCCGAACAGATCGACGATGTCTTCCTGTTCCTGCGCGAGGGCATGGAGCTGACGCTAGAGCCGCTGCAACCGCCGGAGGCCACGGAGGAAACCTCCGGCGATGCGGCGCCCCTGGCAGAGCCTGCCGGGGCAATCCGGCGCGGGCGCGAGGCGGAGGGCCGGGCGGCCTCCTCGCTCCGGGTTCCGGCCGAGCGGCTGGACGAGCTGATGGACCGGGTCGGCGAACTGGTGATCGCCCAGTCGCGGCTGGCCCAGATCGCGGGCGCGGGGGGCGATCTGAACCTCAAGGCCGTGGTCGAGGAGCTTGAAAGGCTCTCTTCGGGCCTGCGCGACACCACGATGGGCATCCGCATGGTGCCGATCGGCACGCTGTTCTCGCGCTTCCGGCGGCTGGTGCACGACCTGTCGGGCGAGCTTGGCAAGGAGATCGACTTCGTCACCAGCGGCGAGGAGACCGAGCTTGACAAGACCATGATCGAGCGGCTTGCCGATCCGCTGGTGCACCTGATCCGCAACGCCATCGACCATGGCGTCGAGGCGCCCGGGACGCGCGGCCATGCCGGCAAGCCCGCCCGCGGCCGGGTACGGCTCTCGGCCGCCCATACCGGGGCCGAGGTGGCGATCTCGATCGCCGATGACGGCGCCGGGCTCGACCCGGTCCGGATCCGCGCCAAGGCCGAGCAGAACGGCCTCGTGACGCCCGA is part of the Rhodovulum sp. MB263 genome and encodes:
- a CDS encoding chemotaxis protein CheA, translating into MTLSSDPAETFRQEARDLLDTLEQTLLDLEQDPGDGALVDASFRALHTLKGSGAMFGYDEVAGFVHEFETAFDRVRKGRAAISPGLVRIALAARDHIADLIGAPGRHAAEGAPILAALRDIVDTRAGTAPAGAAEAAETGPETSPGTGPDGVRLRFRLPPDAIAFGTDPLLLLDELRELGASGIVALTDRLPGLEEIDPTGTYLDWEARFEAGISSEQIDDVFLFLREGMELTLEPLQPPEATEETSGDAAPLAEPAGAIRRGREAEGRAASSLRVPAERLDELMDRVGELVIAQSRLAQIAGAGGDLNLKAVVEELERLSSGLRDTTMGIRMVPIGTLFSRFRRLVHDLSGELGKEIDFVTSGEETELDKTMIERLADPLVHLIRNAIDHGVEAPGTRGHAGKPARGRVRLSAAHTGAEVAISIADDGAGLDPVRIRAKAEQNGLVTPEQKLTEQELFQLVFHPGFSTATEVTSISGRGVGMDVVKRTIEGLRGTIELTSTPGQGTVATLRLPLTLAIIESMLVQVGAGRYAIPLSAVEECVELSAAQEGRATGRNFLNIRGRLVPFLRLRELFGTRAERAEHQKVVIVSAGEARVGLVVDQIIGNSQTVIKSLSKLHADVETFSGATILGDGTVAMILDVGALVGFGQARESRLRGEQLGRVA